The Streptomyces sp. NBC_00659 genomic interval AACAATCTGCGGACCGTCCTGGAGGACGAGCGGGTGCGCTTCCTCGGCGGCGTCGAGGTGGGACCCGGCGGAGTGCCGGTGGCGCGGCTGCGGGAGCTGTACCACGCGGTCGTGTACTGCGTCGGCGCCTCCACCGACCGGCATCTCGGCGTGCCCGGCGAGGAGCTGCCCGGCAGCTGGTCGGCGACCGAGTTCGTCTCCTGGTACAGCGCGCACCCCGACGCCGCGGCGGACGCTTTCGTGGCCGGTGCGCGCTCGGCCGTCGTCATCGGTGTCGGGAACGTCGCCGTCGACGTGACCCGGATCCTCGCCCGCACCGCGCCCGAGCTGAGCCCCACCGACATACCGCAGGCGGCGCTCGGCGCGCTGGCCGCCAGCGAGGTCACCGAGATCAGCATGGTCGGGCGGCGCGGACCGTCGCAGGCCCGCTTCACCACGAAGGAACTGCGCGAGCTCGGCGGCCTGCCGGAGGCGGACATCAGCGTGGACGAGGCGGAGCTGGCGCTCGATCCGGCCTACCTCGATCCGTCGGGGCTGCCCGCCGCGCAGCGCCGCAACGTGGAGGTCCTCCGAGGCTGGGCGGCGGCAGCGCCGCAGGGCAGGCCGCGTCTCATCCGCCCGCGGTTCTTCCTGCGGCCCGTCGAACTCCTTCCCGACGGCGGCCGGGTGGGCGCGGTGCGTTTCGAGCGGACGGTGCCTGACGGGGCGGGCGGGGTGACGGGGACCGGCCGGTTCGAGGAGATCGAGGCCCAGCTGGTGCTGCGTTCGGTGGGTTATCGCGGGGTGCCGCTGGACGGACTGCCGTTCGACGCCGACCGTGGCACGGTCCCGCAGCGGGCGGGACGGGTCCTGCGGGACGGCGTCGTCTCGCCGGGCGAGTATGTGGCGG includes:
- a CDS encoding FAD-dependent oxidoreductase; the protein is MLRVAVVGSGPSGVYSAQGLVQRSGPPDVRVDVLDRLPCPYGLVRYGVAPDHEKIKSLQNNLRTVLEDERVRFLGGVEVGPGGVPVARLRELYHAVVYCVGASTDRHLGVPGEELPGSWSATEFVSWYSAHPDAAADAFVAGARSAVVIGVGNVAVDVTRILARTAPELSPTDIPQAALGALAASEVTEISMVGRRGPSQARFTTKELRELGGLPEADISVDEAELALDPAYLDPSGLPAAQRRNVEVLRGWAAAAPQGRPRLIRPRFFLRPVELLPDGGRVGAVRFERTVPDGAGGVTGTGRFEEIEAQLVLRSVGYRGVPLDGLPFDADRGTVPQRAGRVLRDGVVSPGEYVAGWIKRGPTGVIGTNRPCAKETVTSLLEDAPGLVRREAADDPLAALRAEGIRPVEWAGWQAIERAEAELGARLGREVVKLPDWDALWTAARTAGF